In a genomic window of Spirochaetaceae bacterium:
- a CDS encoding SDR family oxidoreductase, whose protein sequence is MASGNRAALITGSGRNMGRACARELATMGFDIVVNGSRNRGDCERVADEVRAIGTDALIVMADVGDRTAVNDMADRALKTFGRIDALYNNAAIRPGSTFLDMSDDDLARVMNVNFHAAVWLARAFLPGMVENKWGRIVTNAGTNSLLGTAGRPHVAMAKHAAWGLTKALSREFGPLGVTANMISPGTFPDEDEDAAGSERYQSLLQQIPVARLGVPDDIAAVVGLLCSDRGGFINGQLIAVNGGVVG, encoded by the coding sequence ATGGCAAGCGGTAACAGGGCGGCGCTGATCACCGGATCGGGCCGCAACATGGGGCGCGCCTGCGCCCGGGAGCTGGCGACGATGGGATTCGACATCGTGGTCAACGGCTCGCGCAACAGGGGCGACTGCGAGCGCGTCGCCGACGAGGTGCGGGCGATCGGCACCGACGCGCTGATCGTCATGGCGGACGTCGGCGACCGGACGGCGGTCAACGACATGGCCGACCGGGCGCTGAAGACGTTCGGGCGCATCGACGCCCTGTACAACAACGCTGCGATCCGGCCGGGCTCCACCTTCCTCGACATGAGCGACGACGACCTGGCGCGGGTCATGAACGTGAACTTCCACGCCGCCGTCTGGCTCGCGCGCGCGTTTCTGCCCGGCATGGTCGAGAACAAGTGGGGCCGCATCGTCACCAATGCCGGCACCAACTCGCTGCTCGGCACCGCCGGTCGGCCGCACGTGGCCATGGCCAAGCATGCCGCCTGGGGGCTGACCAAGGCCCTGTCGCGCGAGTTCGGGCCGCTGGGCGTGACCGCGAACATGATCTCTCCCGGCACCTTCCCCGACGAGGACGAGGACGCCGCGGGCTCCGAGCGCTACCAGAGCCTGCTGCAGCAGATTCCGGTCGCCCGCCTCGGGGTGCCCGACGACATCGCCGCGGTGGTCGGGCTGCTGTGCTCCGACCGGGGCGGCTTCATCAACGGCCAACTGATCGCCGTCAACGGCGGCGTGGTCGGCTGA
- a CDS encoding glycoside hydrolase family 32 protein yields MTANNESVSGQIERLASLIPKARELREQYQADPHRPAYHFVAPEGICHPFDPQGCIYWKGRYHLFYAYQVEEVGVWAHASSADLVHWIHHPIPLGVSPGDPEEQVYAGGSLIDKDGVPTMIYHGVNAGTCIATSDDDGLIHWKKHPANPVIPKPKEGEEGHGTYHVWDTCGWLHGDTYYSICGNHPFEPPESDGDIAYLFRSDDLVNWEYVHPFYRSDRRWTEEYEDCSCPDFFPIGDKYMLMFISHTHGTQYYLGSYDGERFVPERHARMSWAGGPLFAQESLLDGDGRRIFWAWVFESRSRNAQLAAGWAGVMSLPRVLSLGRDDTLLIEPAEELQMLRRNYRRRDRVILAEGAELRLEEVDGHCLELAVEVDDPTGQQFGVVVRCAPNGEERTVILFDGEAGTLQVDTSRSSLSPDIVQPWPQHGTSFSPNPLDGREDVRVQKAPFELAPGESLRLRIFLDRSILEVFANSRQCVTQRIYPTRGDSTGIRLFSEKGRISVRSVEAWDMAAANPW; encoded by the coding sequence TTGACGGCGAACAATGAAAGCGTTTCCGGGCAGATAGAACGATTGGCGAGCCTCATTCCGAAGGCGCGAGAGCTGCGTGAGCAGTACCAGGCGGACCCGCACCGGCCGGCGTACCACTTCGTCGCCCCGGAAGGCATCTGCCATCCGTTCGATCCGCAGGGGTGCATCTACTGGAAGGGCAGGTACCACCTGTTCTACGCCTACCAGGTGGAGGAGGTGGGGGTGTGGGCGCATGCCTCCAGTGCCGACCTGGTGCACTGGATCCATCACCCGATTCCGTTGGGGGTGTCGCCGGGCGACCCGGAGGAGCAGGTCTACGCCGGCGGCTCGTTGATCGACAAGGATGGGGTGCCCACCATGATCTACCACGGGGTGAACGCCGGCACCTGCATTGCGACCAGCGACGACGATGGATTGATCCATTGGAAAAAACACCCGGCAAATCCGGTAATCCCCAAGCCCAAGGAGGGTGAAGAAGGCCACGGCACGTACCACGTGTGGGATACCTGCGGCTGGCTGCACGGGGATACCTACTACTCCATCTGCGGGAACCATCCGTTCGAACCACCGGAATCGGACGGCGACATAGCCTACCTGTTTCGCTCCGACGACCTGGTGAACTGGGAGTACGTGCATCCGTTCTATCGGTCCGACCGGCGCTGGACGGAGGAGTACGAAGACTGCTCCTGCCCCGATTTCTTTCCGATCGGCGACAAGTACATGCTCATGTTCATCAGCCACACCCACGGCACCCAGTACTACCTCGGCAGCTACGACGGCGAGCGCTTCGTGCCCGAGCGCCATGCCCGGATGAGCTGGGCGGGCGGCCCCCTGTTCGCGCAGGAGAGCCTGCTCGATGGAGATGGCAGGCGCATCTTCTGGGCATGGGTGTTCGAGTCCCGGTCGCGGAACGCGCAGTTGGCCGCCGGTTGGGCCGGGGTGATGAGCCTCCCCCGGGTGCTGTCCCTCGGCCGAGACGATACCTTGCTCATCGAACCTGCCGAGGAATTGCAGATGCTCCGGCGGAACTACCGCCGTCGGGACCGTGTGATCCTTGCGGAGGGCGCCGAACTGAGATTGGAGGAGGTGGACGGGCACTGCCTGGAGCTCGCCGTCGAGGTGGACGATCCGACCGGGCAGCAGTTCGGCGTGGTGGTGCGTTGTGCTCCGAACGGCGAAGAGCGGACCGTGATTCTGTTCGACGGCGAGGCGGGGACCCTGCAGGTGGACACCTCGCGCTCCAGCCTGAGCCCGGACATCGTGCAGCCGTGGCCGCAGCACGGCACCTCGTTCTCGCCCAATCCGCTGGATGGGCGGGAAGACGTCCGGGTCCAGAAGGCGCCCTTCGAGTTGGCGCCGGGAGAGTCGCTCAGACTGCGGATCTTCCTCGATCGCTCCATCCTGGAGGTGTTCGCCAACAGCCGGCAGTGCGTGACGCAGAGGATCTACCCGACGCGCGGCGACAGCACGGGGATAAGGCTGTTCAGCGAGAAGGGCCGTATCTCGGTGCGGTCCGTCGAAGCCTGGGACATGGCCGCGGCCAATCCCTGGTAA
- a CDS encoding ABC transporter permease — MRSTDVTSEREERYYVASQWSLIWRNFKKHRLGLAALPVLGCLYFLAVFGEFISAYTPVTYFRDRENVPPQRIHFVRPDGTFRLRPFIYGLNKEMDPDTFRQVYRHDETSIVPLRFFVAGEPYKMWNLFHADMHLFGAEGEAVLLFGSDRLGRDLLTRVIYASRISLTVGLVGVIMTFVFGMVLGGMSGYFGGVVDTVVMRAIDFVISLPTIPLWMALAAALPESWSSIQIYFAITLIFSVIGWAGLARVIRGKLLALREEDFVMAAKIAGASNASIIGRHLLPSFASYLIVNLTIAVPSMILGETALSFLGLGIRPPSVSWGTLLQDAQKLQVLAHQPWLLIPCIFVIVTVLMYNFLGDGLRDAADPYR; from the coding sequence GTGAGGTCGACCGATGTCACGAGCGAGCGCGAGGAACGCTACTACGTTGCCTCTCAATGGAGCCTGATCTGGAGGAACTTCAAGAAGCACAGGCTCGGGTTGGCGGCATTGCCGGTACTTGGCTGCCTCTATTTCCTGGCGGTGTTCGGCGAGTTCATCAGCGCTTACACGCCGGTGACCTACTTCCGGGACCGGGAGAACGTGCCGCCGCAGCGGATCCACTTCGTTCGCCCTGACGGCACCTTCCGGTTGCGCCCGTTCATCTACGGGCTGAACAAGGAGATGGATCCCGACACGTTTCGGCAGGTCTACCGGCACGATGAGACAAGCATCGTTCCGCTGCGTTTCTTCGTGGCCGGTGAACCGTACAAGATGTGGAACCTGTTCCATGCCGATATGCACCTGTTCGGTGCCGAAGGCGAAGCCGTCCTGCTGTTCGGCAGCGACCGGTTGGGACGGGATCTCCTGACCAGGGTAATCTACGCGTCACGGATTTCGCTGACGGTGGGGCTGGTCGGCGTGATCATGACGTTTGTGTTCGGGATGGTGCTCGGCGGCATGTCCGGCTACTTCGGCGGCGTGGTCGACACGGTGGTGATGCGGGCGATCGACTTCGTGATCTCGTTGCCCACCATTCCCCTGTGGATGGCGCTGGCCGCGGCGCTCCCGGAGAGCTGGAGCTCGATCCAGATCTACTTTGCCATTACCCTCATCTTCTCCGTGATCGGGTGGGCCGGCCTGGCGCGCGTGATACGGGGCAAGCTCCTGGCGCTGCGGGAGGAGGACTTCGTGATGGCGGCGAAGATCGCGGGGGCCTCGAACGCCAGCATCATTGGCAGGCACCTGCTGCCGTCGTTTGCCAGCTATCTGATCGTGAACCTCACCATCGCGGTGCCGTCGATGATCCTGGGCGAGACCGCGTTGAGTTTCCTGGGCCTGGGGATCCGGCCTCCGTCGGTGAGCTGGGGCACGCTGCTGCAGGACGCCCAGAAGCTGCAGGTGCTCGCCCACCAGCCCTGGTTGCTCATACCGTGCATCTTCGTGATCGTGACCGTATTGATGTACAATTTCCTCGGCGACGGACTGCGGGACGCCGCTGACCCCTATCGATAG